A single window of Drosophila suzukii chromosome 3, CBGP_Dsuzu_IsoJpt1.0, whole genome shotgun sequence DNA harbors:
- the MED25 gene encoding mediator of RNA polymerase II transcription subunit 25 encodes MEVDQMPLADVVFIIEGSAINGAYINELKTNYILPTLEHFTTGSIDEREYLIAERFATLYGIVVYRTAANLLEPVCATYGPFLQPQKVMETIERLPLVGGGMESCAHMAEGFAAAHGCFDDISERRQLLDQTSVQRHCILICNSPPYQMPTTESWKYPGKSCEQLAALFNERKINLSIIAPRKMPVLFKLFMKADGDQPITSKNYAKNIRHLVLLKGYSLKERAPSPNSMAAQMAAPNAAQAAVQQQQQNPTGQQQPGQGMPMDTTPAQQQQQQQQQQQQQGNPQQQVMNMNSMQQQQPGPNPQAGLLNPQQQQQLLQQQQQQQQNQFVPNQMQNPNFQQNVGPGQNRWMFPNQPGQARPPYMQGAGNVGGVGQGGGMQQNPNSALISRINAPPPNQTVTSLQQQQQQQAQQQQQQAQQQQQQRMQMLNQQQMLNHQQLQQQQQLAQQQQQQGQQQQQGNPNAGNNMMPAGNAGNMPNPQQQQQVGQVANPQQQGNPQQQQQANAQQEQASLREKIWTGVLEWSEKPKSDQQKIPHTLQCTVCTNIKDGEPEIKAENWPPKLLMQLMPKHLVGNIGGQFLKDSKMVVFRPTPGEALDSLAKMMTSGYAGCVHFSSIPNSPACDLKVLILLYTPDRNAFLGFIPNNQAMFVERLRKVIQQKQHGNMQQQQQQQQMMQQQGKSPMELQQQQQQQQQMQQDNSQQQHYNQYQLNMQMGGGGPGGGPGPGPGGMAMQQNQMQMNMMQQQRMPLGVGVGPGGVPNPNLQQQLQQVAPNVAAMQQQQAQQQQQRMVRPMMSNNNPGLRQLLQHQTTPGNQFRPQMAGQNPNQMGAGGPMVGNRNFDDGSYEFM; translated from the coding sequence ATGGAGGTGGACCAGATGCCGCTGGCCGACGTGGTCTTCATCATCGAGGGCAGCGCCATCAACGGGGCGTACATCAACGAGCTGAAAACCAATTACATCCTGCCGACGCTGGAGCACTTTACCACTGGCTCCATTGACGAGCGGGAATACCTGATTGCGGAGCGATTTGCCACGCTGTACGGAATCGTGGTGTACCGCACTGCGGCCAATCTGCTGGAGCCCGTGTGCGCCACCTACGGACCCTTCCTGCAGCCCCAGAAGGTGATGGAGACGATCGAAAGATTACCACTGGTGGGAGGTGGAATGGAGTCCTGTGCCCACATGGCCGAAGGATTTGCTGCGGCCCACGGCTGCTTCGACGACATCAGCGAACGGCGCCAGCTGCTCGACCAGACCAGCGTCCAGAGGCACTGCATCCTCATCTGCAATAGTCCGCCATACCAGATGCCCACCACGGAATCGTGGAAGTATCCGGGCAAATCCTGTGAGCAACTGGCGGCACTTTTCAACGAGCGCAAGATTAACCTATCCATCATTGCGCCTCGGAAGATGCCGGTGCTGTTTAAGCTTTTTATGAAGGCCGACGGAGATCAGCCCATTACGAGCAAAAACTACGCCAAAAACATCCGGCATCTGGTGCTGCTCAAGGGCTACAGTCTCAAGGAGCGAGCTCCCAGTCCCAACAGCATGGCGGCCCAGATGGCCGCCCCCAATGCAGCTCAGGCTGCAgtgcagcaacagcaacagaatCCGACGGGTCAGCAGCAGCCAGGTCAGGGCATGCCCATGGACACCACGCCAgcccaacagcagcagcaacaacaacagcagcagcaacagcaaggCAATCCCCAGCAACAAGTCATGAACATGAATTCCatgcagcaacagcaacctGGTCCCAATCCCCAGGCTGGCCTTCTCAAtccacagcaacaacagcagctcctgcagcaacagcaacaacagcagcagaatCAATTTgtgcccaatcagatgcagaaTCCGAACTTCCAGCAGAACGTGGGACCCGGCCAAAACCGGTGGATGTTTCCCAACCAGCCGGGACAGGCACGTCCGCCCTACATGCAGGGAGCAGGCAATGTGGGCGGTGTTGGCCAAGGCGGGGGCATGCAACAGAATCCAAATTCTGCTCTGATCTCGCGTATTAATGCACCGCCGCCGAACCAAACGGTTACCTCGctacagcagcagcaacaacagcaggcccagcaacagcaacaacaggctcaacagcagcagcagcagaggATGCAGATGCTCAACCAGCAGCAAATGCTGAACCACCAAcagctgcaacagcaacagcaactagcccaacaacagcagcagcaggggcagcaacagcaacagggCAATCCCAATGCCGGCAACAACATGATGCCGGCTGGCAATGCGGGCAACATGCCCAATccacagcaacagcagcaagtGGGACAAGTGGCCAATCCCCAACAGCAGGGAAATCctcagcagcaacagcaggcgAATGCGCAGCAGGAGCAGGCCTCCCTGCGCGAGAAGATATGGACTGGGGTGCTGGAATGGTCAGAGAAACCGAAATCGGATCAGCAGAAGATTCCTCACACACTCCAGTGCACAGTGTGCACCAACATCAAAGACGGCGAGCCCGAGATCAAGGCTGAGAACTGGCCGCCCAAGCTGTTGATGCAGCTAATGCCCAAGCATCTGGTTGGCAACATAGGCGGGCAGTTCCTGAAGGACTCAAAGATGGTTGTTTTTCGACCCACTCCGGGAGAAGCACTTGATTCGCTGGCGAAAATGATGACCTCCGGCTACGCTGGCTGCGTTCACTTCTCCTCCATTCCCAACTCGCCCGCCTGCGATCTCAAGGTTCTTATTTTGCTCTACACTCCCGATCGCAACGCCTTTCTGGGCTTCATTCCCAACAATCAGGCAATGTTTGTGGAGCGTCTGCGCAAAGTTATTCAGCAAAAGCAGCACGGCAAcatgcaacagcagcaacaacagcagcaaatGATGCAGCAACAGGGCAAGTCGCCCATggagctgcagcagcaacagcaacaacagcagcagatgCAACAGGACAACTCGCAGCAACAACACTACAACCAGTATCAGCTCAACATGCAGATGGGCGGAGGAGGTCCAGGCGGAGGACCAGGACCTGGCCCCGGCGGTATGGCCATGCAGCagaatcagatgcaaatgaACATGATGCAGCAACAGCGGATGCCGCTGGGCGTGGGCGTTGGACCAGGTGGTGTGCCTAATCCCAATCTCCAACAGCAGTTACAACAGGTGGCGCCGAACGTGGCCGCAATGCAACAGCAACAggcacaacagcaacagcagcgcaTGGTTCGCCCCATGATGAGCAACAACAATCCGGGACTTCGCCAGCTTCTACAGCATCAGACTACGCCAGGCAACCAGTTCCGTCCGCAGATGGCAGGCCAGAATCCTAATCAAATGGGCGCCGGCGGTCCAATGGTTGGCAATCGTAACTTTGACGATGGCAGCTATGAGTTCATGTAG
- the LOC108005052 gene encoding uncharacterized protein, whose translation MLRLASSTYSSICCIVFLNFLWLLLLTTTSAKPTNSSDSYPKNEMQHVTSFVNQKPKSGVRSEFDFEQNEAEATNSAHLQQLFSSLLQLPGNVSLQLSVETDDEPVSERNMLDDMEIAGEQHEGFTESSDEWHRIKLAIPVLEPVKHLINAVGGGGVNDSHVKSNTHRLIGHHGVHETHHPAGNISSPAIETEEDRETAIDSTSFDLLETLGTAGTVLIGILTNLRKLFAASAGNASSASSGGGGGGN comes from the exons ATGTTGCGATTGGCCAGTTCCACATATAGTTCCATATGTTGTATTGTCTTTTTGAAT TTtttgtggctgctgctgctgacgACGACATCCGCCAAGCCAACCAACTCCAGTGATTCCTATCCCAAAAACGAAATGCAACATGTGACCAGCTTTGTGAACCAGAAACCGAAGTCTGGAGTCCGTTCGGAGTTCGATTTTGAACAGAATGAGGCAGAGGCGACTAACTCGGCGCATTTGCAGCAGCTTTTCAGCAGTTTGTTGCAGTTGCCGGGTAATGTTAGTCTGCAGCTATCTGTGGAGACGGACGACGAGCCAGTCAGTGAACGCAACATGCTGGATGATATGGAGATCGCTGGGGAGCAACACGAGGGCTTCACCGAATCATCAGATGAATGGCATCGCATTAAGCTGGCTATTCCGGTCCTGGAGCCGGTAAAGCACCTAATCAATGCGGtaggtggtggtggtgtaaacGATTCCCACGTCAAGAGTAATACCCATCGCCTGATTGGACACCATGGCGTCCACGAAACGCATCATCCTGCCGGTAACATCAGCTCTCCGGCCATCGAAACGGAGGAGGATCGAGAGACGGCCATCGACAGCACCAGCTTCGATCTCCTGGAGACGTTGGGCACCGCCGGCACAGTACTCATTGGAATCCTGACGAATCTGCGGAAGCTCTTTGCCGCTAGTGCTGGGAATGCAAGTTCAGCTTCCTCTGGCGGCGGCGGGGGAGGAAATTAG